From the genome of Nitrospiria bacterium:
AGCTTATCAAGGAGGAAATCGCCATGAAACGAAATTCACAGGAATGGTTCATCGCACGAGGGACGGGGCTTGCGGCCGTGCTCTTCGTCCTGCTCCTCGGTCCCATGCAGGCCGCCGGCGCCGAGACAAAAAGCTACATGCCGCCGATTCCGATGGGTCTGGATCAGGATCAATTCTACGTTCCGAAAGACAACCCCCTGACCAAGGAGAAGATCGAGCTGGGGCGGCAGCTCTTTTTCGACAAGCGCCTGTCCAAGGAAAACACGATCGCCTGCGCCGTCTGCCACGTGCCGGCGCTCGCCTTCACCGACGGCCAGCCCGTCTCGGCCGGAGTCCGGCACCAGCAGGGAGGGCGAAGCGCCCCGATGGCGATCAACCGCGCCTTTTCCAAGGCCCAGTTCTGGGACGGACGGGCAGCCACGCTCGAAGACCAGTCGGTCGGTCCCTTCGTGAACCCGGTCGAGCACGGTTTTGCCGATTACAAGGAAATGATCGACAAGATGAACAAGATCGAGGGTTATAAGAAGGAGTTCAAGGAAGTCTTCGGGGGGGAGATCACGGTCGACAGAATCGGCAAGGCCATCGCCAGCTTCCAACGGACCATCCTCTCAGGCAACAGCCCGTTCGACAAGTACGACGTCGGCGGGGATGAAAATGCCCTCTCGCCCGCCGCGAAGCGCGGGCTGGACCTCTTCCGGAACAAGGCGCGCTGCACGAAGTGCCATTCCGGTTTCAATTTCACGGACGAGAAGTTCCACAACCTCGGAATCGGGTTCGACAAGGACATGGTCGACACCGGACGCTTCCACGTCACCAAGGACAAGAACGACATGGGCGCGTTCAAGACCCCCAGCCTGCGGGAAATTTCACGGACCGCGCCGTACATGAACGACGGCCGCTTCGCGACGCTGATGGACGTGGTGAATTTTTACAATCAGGGAGGGATCAAGAATCCCTTCCAGGATCCGCTGATCATTCCGCTGGATCTGACCGAAAACGAGAAAAAGGATCTGGTCGAGTTCTTGAACAGCCTCAGCGGGGAAGGGTGGCAGAACATCACTCCACCATCGGAATTCCCGATGTAACACAAACGACTTTATCCTGTTGCATCGGCGGGTCCCGTCCTTCGGCAGCCCCATCCGTCCTCACTGCGGATTCTCCGAAGTTTTATTCGGGGAACCACACGAAAGTACCCTTGGCTTTTCCGTTGCAGGCGGACGGGGCGCCCCGCCTGCGGCCACCCGCCGAGTGTCGCACTGAATTTGTCGTCTGTATTCGTAATTACCGATTGACGAAGGAACCCGGCCGCCCGTAGAATAGAACGTACGGTGGTTCCTATGACGAGGGAGACACGTTATGCCCGTGAGTGAGAAAGAAGTCCTGAGCGCCCTGAGCCGGATCCAGGATCCGGATCTTCACAAAGACATCGTGACGCTGGGCTTCGTCCAGAACATCAAGATCCAGGATTCACAAATCGGCTTCGATATCGTCCTGACCACGCCCGCCTGCCCGGTCCGGGACCAGATGCGCGACGAGGCCCAACGCCTCATCGCGGCCCTGCCGGGCGTATCCAAGGTGAACATCAACATGACGTCCAACGTCACCAAAGGAATCAGCGGCGTCAAGGAGGATTACATCCCGCGGGTGAAGAACGCGATCGCGATCAGCAGCGGCAAGGGCGGCGTGGGCAAATCGACCGTCAGCGCG
Proteins encoded in this window:
- a CDS encoding cytochrome c peroxidase, whose amino-acid sequence is MKRNSQEWFIARGTGLAAVLFVLLLGPMQAAGAETKSYMPPIPMGLDQDQFYVPKDNPLTKEKIELGRQLFFDKRLSKENTIACAVCHVPALAFTDGQPVSAGVRHQQGGRSAPMAINRAFSKAQFWDGRAATLEDQSVGPFVNPVEHGFADYKEMIDKMNKIEGYKKEFKEVFGGEITVDRIGKAIASFQRTILSGNSPFDKYDVGGDENALSPAAKRGLDLFRNKARCTKCHSGFNFTDEKFHNLGIGFDKDMVDTGRFHVTKDKNDMGAFKTPSLREISRTAPYMNDGRFATLMDVVNFYNQGGIKNPFQDPLIIPLDLTENEKKDLVEFLNSLSGEGWQNITPPSEFPM